A genomic stretch from Arachis stenosperma cultivar V10309 chromosome 3, arast.V10309.gnm1.PFL2, whole genome shotgun sequence includes:
- the LOC130966870 gene encoding uncharacterized protein LOC130966870: protein MDPNNVVNANVANPNGNEQQRRVLESYSAPTADLNSVNSEAPQKKGVMEVEALNAIIAQNKLMSQQMSLLTQHMGGMQVSAINTQNPPQEISYDMIGNFVQNDHYDYAQSSSEQAPEYKPKMPYPQRLQKASKEKQFSKFLDVFKKLHINIPFAEALEKMPLYAKFMKELLTYKRNWKEQEIVVLTKECSAIIQHNLYEKMPDPGSFVIPCTIGDVTIQRALCDLGASINLMPLSVMKKLQIGEHPNDSKGCMKINVIEPLVQEVLKAEVLDDILDPISEYKLVEVDDSPPHKAMVHTPKAEEEAPKLELKLLPPSLKYEFLGENDSYR from the exons gaatTCTGTGAACTCTGAGGCTCCTCAGAAGAAGGGTGTTATGGAAGTAGAAGCTCTAAATGCTATTATTGCTCAGAATAAGCTCATGTCTCAACAAATGagtctacttactcaacacaTGGGTGGtatgcaagtctcagctatcaacacccaaaatccacctCAAGAGATCTCCTATGACATGATAGGtaattttgtgcaaaatgatcattatgattatgctcaatccTCGTCTGAACAG GCTCCTGAATACAAGCCAAAAATGCCATACCCTCAGAGGCTTCAGAAGGCGTCCAAAGAAAAGCAGTTCTCTAAATTTTTAGATGTCTTCAAGAAGCTACATATCAacattccttttgcagaggctctTGAGAAAATGCCTCTCTATGCTAAATTTATGAAAGAATTGTTGACCTACAAGAGGAATTGGAAGGAACAAGAAATAGTGGTGTTAACCAAGGAATGCAGTGCCATTATTCAACACAACCTTTATGagaagatgccagatccagggagctttgtAATTCCTTGCACTATTGGAGATGTCACCATTCAgagagctttatgtgatcttggagctagcatcaatCTGATGCCACTTTCAGtgatgaaaaagcttcaaattgGGGAG CACCCTAATGATTCTAAAGGGTGTATGAAAATAAATGTTATTGAACCACTTGTTCAAGAGGTACTGAAAGCTGAGGTACTTGATGACATTCTGGATCCTATTTCTGAGTATAAATTAGTGGAAGTTGATGATTCACCACCCCACAAGGCCATGGTTCACACGCCTAAAGCAGAGGAGGAAGCCCCCAAGCTTGAGCTCAAACTTTTACCTCCTTCTCTAAAATATGAGTTCTTGGGTGAAAATGATTCATATCGGTGA